A genomic window from Silene latifolia isolate original U9 population chromosome Y, ASM4854445v1, whole genome shotgun sequence includes:
- the LOC141629001 gene encoding protein FAR1-RELATED SEQUENCE 9-like yields the protein MFRKRRKWISAYFRDVPMGCLLRTTQRSESQNNFFKRFENAHGTLVEFLMRFQSAIDVQRHTQKQLDRDDDCTLPQLATSLKLEAHASKVYTNSAFADFQVEAPASICSLSVGGFTPPANGIKLIGIADARTQKTYQVIYNSLTNDAECSCKLFNRKGIICRHLIWVYSGKQVHTLPDKYILMRWTKNAHKIPLYGLYGELIEDFDAIDLRKMEMCKLWSEFYATISVLKNVSTKDITDLVDTLKQFRVKLNPQSESMTKEQELEMLLGCRSSTEVRILPPRQAKNKGSGKRMISKKQQCIAKAEKPKRLCRNCKQMAHHDKRNCPNAFVPDADNKGSSDEDDADDG from the exons ATGTTTAGAAAAAGGAGAAAATGGATCTCAGCTTATTTTCGTGATGTTCCTATGGGTTGTCTATTACGAACAACTCAACGTTCTGAGAGTCAGAATAATTTTTTCAAGCGTTTTGAAAATGCACATGGTACACTTGTTGAATTCTTGATGCGGTTTCAAAGCGCCATTGATGTACAacgccatactcaaaaacaacttGATAGAGACGATGATTGTACTCTTCCACAATTAGCAACTTCTCTTAAGTTGGAAGCTCATGCTTCCAAGGTTTATACAAATTCTGCTTTTGCAGATTTTCAAGTAGAAGCTCCTGCTTCTATTTGTTCCCTTAGTGTTGGTGGCTTCACACCACCTGCAAACGGTATAAAGTTAATTGGTATTGCTGATGCCAGAACGCAGAAGACCTACCAAGTTATCTACAATTCTCTAACCAATGATGCTGAATGTTCTTGCAAGTTGTTCAACAGGAAGGGTATTATTTGTAGACACCTTATCTGGGTTTACTCTGGAAAACAAGTACACACTTTGCCCGATAAATACATTCTTATGCGGTGGACCAAGAATGCACACAAGATCCCTCTTTATGGTCTATATGGTGAGTTAATTGAGGATTTTGATGCCATTGATTTAAGAAAGATGGAAATGTGCAAGTTATGGTCAGAGTTCTACGCGACCATCAGTGTGCTCAAGAATGTGTCTACGAAGGACATCACTGATCTTGTTGACACACTTAAACAATTTAGGGTGAAACTCAATCCGCAATCAGAGTCAATGACCAAAGAGCAGGAGTTGGAGATGCTTCTTGGGTGCAGATCCTCAACTGAGGTGAGGATTCTACCACCTCGTCAGGCAAAGAACAAGGGTAGCGGGAAGAGAATGATCTCCAAAAAGCAACAATGCATAGCTAAAGCGGAGAAGCCTAAAAGGCTTTGCCGTAATTGCAAACAAATGGCTCACCATGATAAACGTAACTGTCCTAATGCTTTTGTACCTGATGCTGACAATAAG GGCAGTTCAgatgaggatgatgctgatgaCGGTTGA
- the LOC141629002 gene encoding protein FAR1-RELATED SEQUENCE 5-like yields the protein MSDPTSNVTSSSCNDIHVSAITSKDSNDIVESSITSTVLIEPPDASSSTPHVEQHSVPSRVHQLLLDSTPGGSELWTRNVAVEFKPHIGQLFGTLEEAISFYDVYTDACGFEPRKSSQKWFVSGDVKYKFVVCNREGFRDRKRKATVLDSGKEQATPRPFDIRNTKLTRIGCTAMIEFRYNGDGPTRAFRNVKEYVDGYENVGAQLVDFKNFGRDIKCFIGDRDAQLFVNYFEDKRDTTEGFYFAYEVDSGKCLVRAFWCDAESRRNYALFGDYITYDPTYNTNKYCILFTPFTSVDHHKRSVTFDSALLFHEDEGSFTWVFQKFLDAMGQREPHCIITNQCAGIKLGLRAVFKHARRRYCMWHIIQKLTDKVGPAISKETDFGKI from the exons ATGTCTg ATCCTACAAGTAATGTAACTTCTTCTTCCTGTAATGATATTCATGTCTCTGCCATTACCTCTAAAGATAGTAATGATATTGTTGAGTCTTCAATTACTTCTACTGTTCTCATTGAACCACCTGATGCATCTTCCTCAACCCCacatgttgaacaacattctgtTCCTTCTCGTGTGCATCAACTACTTTTGGACTCCACACCTGGTGGTAGTGAATTATGGACAAGGAATGTTGCAGTTGAGTTTAAACCTCATATTGGCCAGTTGTTTGGGACGTTGGAAGAAGCTATTAGTTTTTATGATGTGTATACAGACGCATGTGGTTTTGAACCTAGGAAGTCTTCTCAAAAATGGTTTGTTTCTGGTGATGTGAAGTATAAATTTGTTGTTTGCAACCGTGAAGGTTTTAGAGATCGTAAGAGGAAGGCTACTGTTTTAGATAGTGGAAAGGAGCAGGCAACTCCCAGGCCTTTTGATATTAGGAACACTAAATTAACTAGGATTGGTTGTACTGCTATGATTGAGTTTCGCTATAATGGGGATG GCCCAACAAGGGCATTTAGAAATGTCAAGGAATATGTAGATGGCTATGAGAATGTTGGAGCTCAACTGGTTGATTTTAAGAATTTTGGAAGGGATATCAAATGTTTCATAGGAGACCGGGATGCTCAACTGTTTGTTAACTATTTTGAGGATAAACGTGATACCACTGAAGGTTTTTACTTTGCTTATGAGGTGGATTCTGGGAAATGTTTGGTTCGTGCGTTTTGGTGTGATGCAGAGTCTCGTAGAAACTATGCTTTGTTTGGTGATTACATCACTTATGATCCAACTTACAATACGAATAAGTATTGTATCCTTTTCACTCCTTTTACTAGCGTAGACCACCACAAAAGGTCAGTTACTTTTGATTCTGCCTTGCTATTTCATGAGGATGAAGGTTCTTTCACGTGGGTCTTTCAAAAGTTCCTTGATGCTATGGGACAGCGAGAGCCACACTGTATAATAACTAATCAGTGTGCTGGAATAAAGCTGGGTTTGCGTGCTGTCTTCAAACATGCTAGGcgcagatattgcatgtggcatatcatccAAAAGCTTACTGATAAGGTTGGGCCTGCAATATCGAAAGAGACTGATTTTGGCAAAATTTGA